The following are from one region of the Luteibaculum oceani genome:
- the ychF gene encoding redox-regulated ATPase YchF, whose amino-acid sequence MALKCGIVGLPNVGKSTLFNCLSNAKAQSANFPFCTIEPNVGVITVPDPRLNKLTELVKPENVVPTTVEIVDIAGLVKGASKGEGLGNKFLGNIRECDAILHVLRCFDDGNVVHVDGSVNPVRDKEVIDFELQLKDLETVEKNMVKVQRAAKTGDKDAKARLDIYEKLKSYLEEGKNARGLELTEDQQLLVDEMFLLTAKPVMYVCNVDEGSVVNGNEHVEAVKKAVAEENAEVLIIGAGIEADIAELDSYEERQEFLSDIGLEEAGVHRLIRAAYELLNLQTYFTAGVKEVRAWTITKGMTAPEAAGVIHSDFQRGFIKAEVIAYDTFAELGSEAACKEAGKMRMEGKEYIVQDGDVMHFKFNV is encoded by the coding sequence ATGGCTTTAAAGTGCGGTATAGTTGGTCTTCCCAACGTTGGTAAATCCACATTATTTAATTGTTTAAGCAATGCAAAAGCTCAGAGTGCAAATTTCCCCTTTTGTACCATTGAGCCTAATGTTGGTGTAATTACCGTTCCCGATCCGCGCTTAAATAAGCTTACCGAATTGGTTAAACCCGAAAACGTGGTTCCCACTACAGTAGAAATTGTAGATATCGCTGGTCTTGTTAAAGGAGCAAGTAAAGGAGAAGGGCTTGGAAATAAGTTCTTGGGAAATATCCGCGAATGTGATGCCATCCTTCACGTGCTTAGATGTTTCGACGATGGAAATGTGGTGCACGTAGATGGTTCTGTTAATCCAGTTAGAGATAAAGAAGTAATCGATTTTGAGTTGCAGCTAAAGGATTTAGAAACTGTGGAGAAAAACATGGTTAAGGTTCAGCGTGCAGCTAAAACTGGAGATAAGGATGCCAAAGCCAGACTAGATATTTATGAGAAATTAAAATCTTATTTGGAAGAGGGTAAAAATGCCCGTGGACTGGAGTTAACGGAAGACCAACAGCTTCTGGTAGATGAAATGTTTTTGTTAACCGCCAAACCGGTAATGTACGTGTGTAACGTAGATGAAGGATCCGTAGTGAATGGAAATGAGCATGTAGAGGCGGTTAAAAAAGCAGTAGCCGAAGAAAATGCTGAAGTACTAATTATAGGTGCTGGAATTGAAGCAGATATTGCTGAACTGGATTCATACGAAGAAAGACAGGAGTTTTTATCCGACATAGGTTTAGAAGAGGCAGGAGTACATCGCTTAATTCGTGCGGCTTACGAGCTTTTAAACCTGCAAACTTACTTTACCGCTGGGGTAAAAGAGGTAAGAGCTTGGACAATCACCAAGGGAATGACCGCTCCTGAAGCAGCAGGAGTTATTCACTCGGATTTCCAGCGTGGATTTATTAAGGCAGAGGTTATCGCTTATGATACTTTTGCTGAATTGGGCTCAGAAGCGGCTTGTAAAGAAGCTGGTAAAATGAGAATGGAAGGAAAAGAATACATCGTTCAAGATGGTGATGTAATGCACTTTAAGTTTAACGTTTAG
- a CDS encoding ABC transporter permease subunit, whose protein sequence is MKLGRHLAIELVKFKVPVNYITFAIYVGLMVLFSALTVSETFGGIQVQGGTSNPDSTGVLSLQMSFLRLLLAVVIIVNIGKEFARGTVKKNLIDGLTRTQWYTGKLLASFVIYIAVFLFGVILYFVTGSLVEGIDKAYENYPIIDIARDFAVYFFYTAMIFGIAIITRNVSLGFVVYIFLSVLESIINFALQRMFGTEFNFLPFLPSGSASSLDQIPMEEPLFLLVTIAYFVLFIVVSFLSFTKKDLK, encoded by the coding sequence ATGAAATTAGGAAGACATTTAGCCATTGAATTGGTGAAATTTAAGGTGCCGGTAAACTATATCACCTTTGCCATTTATGTTGGTTTGATGGTGTTGTTCTCTGCCTTAACCGTAAGCGAAACTTTTGGTGGAATTCAGGTGCAAGGAGGGACCTCAAACCCCGATTCTACTGGGGTGCTATCGCTACAAATGAGTTTTCTACGCCTTTTACTTGCGGTGGTTATCATTGTTAATATCGGGAAGGAATTTGCTAGGGGTACAGTAAAAAAGAATCTAATAGATGGGCTAACGCGCACCCAATGGTATACGGGAAAGCTTCTGGCCTCCTTTGTAATTTACATTGCTGTTTTTCTCTTTGGCGTGATTTTGTATTTCGTAACGGGAAGTTTGGTAGAAGGCATTGATAAAGCCTATGAAAACTATCCGATTATTGACATAGCAAGGGACTTTGCCGTATACTTTTTTTACACCGCAATGATTTTCGGTATCGCAATAATAACAAGGAATGTAAGCCTTGGTTTTGTGGTTTATATCTTTTTATCTGTATTGGAAAGTATTATCAATTTTGCACTCCAAAGAATGTTTGGTACGGAGTTTAATTTTCTGCCTTTTCTTCCCTCTGGGTCAGCATCCAGTTTAGATCAAATACCCATGGAAGAACCACTATTTCTACTGGTAACCATAGCTTATTTTGTTCTATTTATAGTGGTGTCGTTTTTGTCATTTACCAAGAAAGATTTGAAATAA
- a CDS encoding DNA topoisomerase IV subunit B, whose amino-acid sequence MAEVTYNEDSIRSLDWKEHIRLRPGMYIGKMGDGKDADDGIYILLKEVLDNSIDEFVMGFGKKIEVNVKDHEVTVRDYGRGIPLNKVIDCVSKINTGAKYDSKAFKKSVGLNGVGTKAVNALSDHFEITCYREDKVKKAVFEKGELLQDEPVVAAENQRSGTFVRFIPDGSLFKNFNYREQYVREMLMNYCYLNRGLSIWFNGERLHSENGLRDLLEEKLTGEPLYPIIHLEGDDIEVAITHGNHYGEEYHSFVNGQHTTQGGTHQAAFREAFARVVKEHFGKNYEAVDIRTSIVAAVAVKVTEPVFESQTKTKLGSQEVEPGGKSMRAFISDFLKSELDNFLHRNTNVAEILEKKIKASEKERKELSGIRKLARDRAKKANLHNKKLRDCKIHLNDPKADEELRNNTTIFITEGDSASGSITKSRDVKTQAVFSLKGKPLNSYGLTKKVVYENEEFNLIQAALNIEDGIEGLRYNRIVIATDADVDGMHIRLLLMTFFLQFFPEVVKAGHLYILQTPLFRVRNKKVTRYCYTDEERVNAIEELKPKPEITRFKGLGEISPDEFKGFIGEDMRLEPVNLSKEHALKDLLSFYMGKNTPERQEFIIENLRVELDTEEELKKDIA is encoded by the coding sequence ATGGCAGAAGTAACCTACAACGAAGACAGTATACGGTCTTTAGACTGGAAAGAACACATTCGCTTAAGGCCCGGGATGTATATCGGGAAAATGGGAGATGGTAAAGATGCCGATGACGGTATTTATATCCTCCTGAAAGAAGTTCTGGACAACTCAATAGATGAATTCGTGATGGGCTTCGGGAAGAAAATCGAGGTCAACGTTAAAGATCACGAGGTTACCGTTAGGGATTACGGTAGGGGGATTCCGCTAAATAAAGTAATTGACTGTGTTTCCAAAATAAACACAGGTGCTAAATACGATAGTAAGGCATTTAAAAAGTCGGTTGGATTAAACGGGGTGGGTACCAAAGCGGTAAACGCCTTATCCGATCATTTTGAAATTACCTGTTACCGAGAGGATAAAGTTAAAAAGGCAGTTTTCGAAAAAGGAGAATTGCTGCAAGACGAACCCGTTGTAGCCGCTGAAAATCAGCGCAGCGGAACTTTTGTGCGCTTTATTCCAGACGGAAGCCTATTTAAAAATTTCAACTACCGCGAGCAGTATGTGAGAGAAATGCTCATGAATTACTGTTACCTAAACCGCGGGCTGAGCATTTGGTTTAACGGGGAGCGTTTACATTCTGAAAATGGTTTAAGAGACCTGCTCGAGGAAAAGCTTACCGGAGAGCCTTTATATCCCATCATTCACCTAGAGGGAGACGATATCGAGGTAGCAATTACCCATGGAAACCACTACGGAGAAGAGTATCATTCCTTTGTAAACGGTCAGCACACTACGCAGGGGGGGACCCACCAGGCGGCTTTCCGCGAGGCTTTTGCGAGGGTGGTTAAGGAACATTTTGGTAAAAATTACGAGGCGGTTGATATAAGAACGTCTATCGTGGCAGCTGTTGCGGTAAAGGTTACGGAGCCCGTTTTTGAATCTCAGACCAAAACCAAATTGGGTTCGCAAGAGGTAGAACCGGGCGGAAAAAGCATGCGTGCCTTTATTTCCGATTTCCTGAAAAGTGAACTGGATAATTTCTTGCACCGAAACACCAATGTTGCAGAAATTTTAGAAAAGAAGATCAAGGCTTCCGAAAAGGAGAGAAAAGAACTTTCGGGAATTCGAAAATTAGCTCGAGATCGTGCGAAAAAAGCGAACCTGCACAACAAGAAATTAAGGGATTGTAAGATACATCTCAACGATCCCAAAGCGGATGAGGAGTTAAGAAACAACACTACCATCTTTATAACGGAGGGTGATTCTGCATCGGGATCCATCACCAAATCGAGAGATGTAAAAACCCAGGCGGTTTTCTCGCTAAAAGGTAAGCCATTAAACAGCTATGGTTTAACCAAAAAGGTGGTGTACGAAAACGAGGAATTCAACTTAATTCAGGCGGCTTTAAATATAGAAGATGGTATAGAGGGCTTGCGTTACAATAGAATAGTAATTGCAACCGATGCCGATGTGGATGGTATGCATATCCGCCTTTTGCTGATGACCTTCTTCCTTCAGTTTTTCCCAGAAGTAGTAAAGGCAGGACATCTGTATATCCTACAAACGCCACTTTTTAGGGTAAGAAACAAAAAAGTAACCCGATACTGCTACACCGACGAGGAAAGAGTAAATGCTATTGAGGAATTAAAGCCCAAACCCGAAATAACTCGATTTAAAGGACTCGGGGAAATCTCTCCTGATGAATTTAAAGGTTTTATTGGCGAGGACATGCGCTTAGAGCCGGTAAACCTCAGTAAAGAACATGCACTTAAAGACTTGTTGTCTTTTTACATGGGGAAAAATACTCCTGAGAGGCAGGAGTTTATTATTGAAAATTTGCGTGTTGAGCTCGATACCGAAGAGGAGCTTAAAAAGGATATTGCCTAA
- a CDS encoding ABC transporter ATP-binding protein has translation MSEILKVNGLTKNFGRKTAVSDISFSIEKGEIFGLLGPNGSGKTTTLGMILGLLKPTAGSISLFGSQDIDAARLKIGALIESTNYYPELSASDNLKLVCQIKGVDQGVIPELLERVGLADEARSRVKTFSLGMKQRMMVASALIGNPELIIFDEPTNGMDPQGIIFIRDLIISLAQEGKTILVASHLLNEMEKVCTHVAIMQKGKFLHKGALSDLLTEHENLEQYFLTATS, from the coding sequence ATGAGCGAGATTTTAAAAGTAAATGGTTTAACCAAGAATTTTGGTCGTAAAACGGCAGTAAGCGACATTTCTTTCTCTATAGAAAAGGGGGAGATTTTTGGGCTTCTTGGACCAAATGGAAGTGGTAAAACCACCACTTTGGGGATGATTTTAGGATTACTAAAACCCACAGCTGGAAGCATTTCTTTATTTGGTAGCCAAGATATAGATGCCGCCCGATTAAAAATTGGGGCGCTAATAGAAAGCACCAACTACTATCCGGAGTTGTCAGCTTCTGATAACTTAAAATTAGTCTGTCAAATTAAAGGGGTGGATCAGGGTGTAATTCCAGAATTATTGGAGCGCGTTGGTTTAGCGGATGAAGCTAGAAGTAGGGTAAAGACCTTTTCGCTAGGAATGAAACAACGCATGATGGTGGCCAGCGCATTAATCGGAAATCCTGAGTTGATCATATTTGATGAGCCTACGAATGGCATGGATCCTCAGGGGATTATTTTCATTCGCGATCTCATCATATCTCTTGCCCAGGAAGGGAAAACCATTTTGGTGGCCAGTCATTTGTTAAATGAAATGGAAAAGGTTTGTACCCATGTTGCCATCATGCAGAAAGGTAAATTCTTACACAAAGGTGCCTTGTCGGACCTATTGACTGAACACGAAAATTTAGAGCAATACTTTTTAACTGCCACATCATGA
- a CDS encoding DNA gyrase/topoisomerase IV subunit A, which produces MSEEINQNEDHESNNVPKEGGALGQVIPVSGLYKDWFLDYASYVILERAVPALQDGLKPVQRRILHSMDDLDDGRYNKVANIIGHTMKYHPHGDASIGDALVQLGQKELLIDCQGNWGNILTGDSAAAPRYIEARLSPFAKEVVFNPKTTDWQLSYDGRNREPINLPVKFPLLLAQGAEGIAVGMACKILPHNFNELIDASVSYLKGKSFTLVPDFPTGGMADVSNYNDGLRGGRVRVRAKIKKEDKRTLSIVEIPFGTNTSSLIESIIKANDKGKIKIKKIEDNTAEHVEILVHLHNDVSPDQMIDALYAFTDCEMSLAPNAAVIENNEKPNFMSVSEMLKRATDGTVALLKLELEIRLNELQEQWHFSSLEKIFIENRIYRDIEECETWEAVLSAIDKGLKPHTKHLLREVTEEDIVRLTEIKIKRISKFDSFKADEAINKLEDAIAEVKNHLAHLIDYAIDYYQNIKKKYGKGRERKTELRQFDTIEATRVVVSNRKLYVDREEGFVGYGLKKAEFVDDCSDIDDVIVFRRNGSMLVSKVQDKAFFGKDIIHVGIWKKGDDRTIYNMVYQDGKAGPSMMKRFAVTSITRDKEYDLTAGSPGSKVLYFTANPNGEAEILNVLLRPRPHLKKLRLEINFADLAIKGRGAKGNILTKHLISKISQKESLGSTLDAREIWYDDTVKRLNDDERGRSLGKFRGNDKILVVYQKGYYKLYEPTLTTHFDEGIFIIEKFDPSKVATVVYYDGKRENYYLKRFELEENDKENYVISEEEGSEMTLFTFDKEPKLTMKFDKRSGAKVDEEEVLAHEFIAVKGMKALGNKLTGYKIKELISEETYVAPEPEDEGDTEVKEGEDQPSLF; this is translated from the coding sequence ATGTCAGAAGAAATAAACCAAAACGAAGATCACGAGTCGAATAATGTACCCAAAGAGGGTGGGGCATTAGGACAAGTTATTCCGGTTTCTGGACTATATAAAGATTGGTTTTTAGATTACGCCTCGTATGTAATACTGGAGCGCGCCGTTCCTGCCCTGCAAGATGGATTAAAACCCGTGCAACGCAGAATATTGCACTCCATGGACGACCTAGATGATGGTCGTTATAACAAGGTGGCAAACATCATTGGGCATACCATGAAGTACCACCCTCATGGTGACGCTTCTATTGGTGATGCCTTGGTTCAATTGGGGCAAAAGGAATTGCTGATCGATTGCCAGGGAAACTGGGGTAATATTCTTACGGGAGATTCTGCCGCTGCACCCAGGTACATTGAGGCGAGACTTTCACCATTTGCCAAGGAAGTAGTTTTTAATCCCAAAACTACAGATTGGCAACTTTCATACGATGGAAGGAATAGGGAGCCTATTAATTTACCCGTAAAATTCCCATTGCTTCTGGCTCAGGGTGCAGAGGGTATTGCAGTGGGTATGGCCTGTAAAATTCTTCCTCACAACTTCAATGAACTCATCGACGCTTCGGTGTCGTACTTAAAGGGTAAATCTTTTACACTAGTGCCCGACTTTCCAACAGGAGGAATGGCCGATGTAAGCAACTACAACGACGGTTTACGAGGTGGTCGAGTTAGGGTAAGAGCGAAAATTAAAAAAGAAGACAAACGCACCTTATCTATAGTTGAGATTCCTTTTGGTACCAATACCTCTAGCTTAATTGAGAGTATTATTAAAGCCAATGACAAAGGGAAAATTAAGATTAAGAAAATAGAGGATAATACGGCGGAGCACGTTGAGATTTTAGTGCACCTGCACAACGACGTTTCTCCAGATCAAATGATAGATGCACTTTACGCATTTACCGATTGCGAAATGTCCTTGGCTCCCAATGCGGCGGTAATCGAGAATAACGAGAAGCCCAACTTTATGTCGGTAAGCGAAATGCTTAAAAGAGCTACCGATGGAACCGTGGCTCTGCTGAAATTAGAGTTGGAGATTCGATTAAATGAATTGCAAGAGCAATGGCATTTCTCTAGTCTAGAAAAGATCTTTATTGAAAATAGAATCTACCGCGATATTGAGGAGTGCGAGACCTGGGAAGCAGTATTAAGTGCAATTGACAAAGGCCTAAAGCCACATACCAAGCACCTGCTAAGGGAAGTAACCGAGGAGGATATTGTACGCCTTACTGAGATTAAGATTAAGAGAATTTCCAAGTTCGATAGTTTTAAAGCCGATGAGGCTATTAACAAACTGGAAGATGCCATTGCGGAGGTTAAAAATCACCTCGCTCATCTTATTGATTATGCGATAGATTACTACCAAAATATTAAGAAGAAATACGGAAAGGGCAGAGAGCGCAAAACCGAGTTAAGACAATTCGATACCATTGAAGCTACAAGAGTAGTTGTATCCAACCGCAAACTATATGTAGACCGCGAAGAAGGCTTTGTGGGCTATGGGCTTAAAAAGGCTGAATTTGTTGATGACTGTTCTGATATAGATGATGTAATTGTCTTTAGAAGAAACGGTAGCATGTTGGTTTCAAAGGTTCAGGATAAAGCCTTTTTCGGAAAGGATATTATCCATGTAGGAATTTGGAAAAAGGGCGACGACAGAACCATTTACAACATGGTTTATCAAGATGGGAAAGCAGGGCCAAGCATGATGAAACGCTTTGCGGTAACTTCAATCACCAGGGATAAGGAGTACGACCTCACCGCCGGATCTCCCGGATCGAAAGTGTTGTACTTTACTGCAAACCCAAATGGTGAGGCCGAAATTTTAAATGTCCTGTTGAGACCGCGTCCACATTTAAAGAAACTAAGATTGGAAATCAATTTTGCAGATTTAGCTATCAAGGGAAGAGGGGCAAAAGGTAATATCCTTACCAAGCACCTTATTTCTAAAATCTCACAAAAGGAATCGCTTGGATCTACATTGGATGCCAGAGAAATTTGGTACGACGATACCGTAAAACGTTTGAATGACGATGAACGAGGTAGAAGCTTAGGTAAGTTTAGAGGAAATGATAAGATTTTGGTTGTCTACCAAAAGGGGTATTACAAACTATACGAACCTACTTTAACTACCCATTTTGATGAAGGAATATTCATAATTGAGAAATTTGATCCGAGCAAGGTAGCCACAGTAGTTTACTACGACGGAAAAAGGGAGAACTACTACCTCAAGCGTTTTGAGTTAGAGGAAAACGACAAGGAGAATTATGTGATCTCCGAGGAGGAAGGAAGCGAAATGACATTGTTTACTTTCGACAAAGAACCTAAGCTCACCATGAAGTTTGATAAGCGAAGTGGAGCGAAGGTGGATGAAGAAGAGGTTTTAGCTCATGAATTTATCGCCGTTAAAGGAATGAAGGCCCTCGGGAATAAATTGACTGGATATAAGATTAAAGAGTTGATTTCGGAAGAGACCTATGTAGCACCGGAACCCGAAGATGAAGGGGATACGGAAGTAAAGGAGGGCGAGGATCAGCCCAGTCTTTTCTAA
- a CDS encoding T9SS type A sorting domain-containing protein gives MKKLLLLLPLLICGYLSKGQETLICEPLEYIDGLVPTDIIEFDNNIYISGQGGVWRYNPDPSAATNNLDLINSGISGLEKNQLAATKDLFIWKGKLHILKNSGIVMRLENDTWTEVFSGYKFNEVAVVKDQFFGFITMNHLNFTEAYTGELHKYDENTGELVSLNLRTKRFLPTAKPLANIGNEILGVVTGEGIYIYEDNKLTELPFIESVTGIFGVDGSNIWIWRDLSPFQSKTEILRLEDGFWEDDYFGNNQKEQVEKVFEYNNGVGVNITPYIDYSKQSSETYIIEKPLLRNDSLFIRPRAIPEYIERDYYTHNLINGIVSRPEGFYLAYKDVIRRRTNIRVRNGELGVAFGFRGTKHSVAGVSNNRLYTINHFKGDPEKGTLDVFKMESGVQRSYPSLDYVTHLTFDQSNVLIAGEVEFYDSLYTINGEGDLVNLFKLPISGTQKFRDYYFPIHAELGVFQFPGEYPSPSNKGILINAKTQETINISIPNEVGQITDTEYHNNPELLFCISNRAPYTQGQTTVASYYNLITRMWALIGFDEPVENGRIRVFEGLSVIDGLLYAVVREKDANNPEDLGIRMLYKSSTTLGAQFTFESMYPEYLPAKFRDYGTRNLGVNGDNYYQNDGDMLDWSPLSFQGIPEGAQITSVEASNNGGLIIATYGNGIYQTQSTTGVSEFNMNDNFLDVYPNPARDIVTINIHPSELNSSNHGVYNLSGKKVGELSIKGDKVQINVSGLENGVYIGKVLNKKNSFRYFKIIKN, from the coding sequence TTGAAAAAATTATTACTACTTCTACCGCTGTTAATATGTGGTTACCTCTCTAAAGGTCAGGAAACCTTAATCTGTGAACCTCTTGAATATATTGATGGATTAGTTCCCACTGACATCATTGAATTTGACAATAACATATATATATCTGGGCAAGGTGGCGTATGGAGATACAACCCAGACCCATCAGCTGCCACGAACAACCTAGATTTAATTAATTCCGGTATTTCTGGCCTTGAAAAAAATCAGTTGGCTGCCACCAAAGACCTTTTTATTTGGAAGGGGAAACTACATATCCTGAAAAATTCTGGTATAGTAATGCGCCTAGAAAACGATACTTGGACTGAGGTATTTTCTGGTTATAAGTTCAATGAAGTTGCAGTGGTTAAGGACCAATTTTTTGGATTTATAACAATGAACCACCTGAATTTTACGGAGGCCTATACCGGAGAGCTGCACAAATACGATGAAAATACTGGTGAATTAGTTTCTTTGAATTTAAGAACCAAACGTTTTTTACCCACAGCTAAGCCTTTAGCAAACATAGGTAATGAAATCCTAGGTGTTGTAACTGGCGAGGGTATATACATATATGAGGATAACAAACTTACGGAGTTACCCTTTATTGAATCGGTTACCGGAATATTTGGAGTTGATGGATCAAATATTTGGATATGGAGAGACCTCTCCCCTTTCCAGTCGAAAACGGAGATTCTAAGACTAGAAGATGGTTTTTGGGAAGATGACTACTTTGGAAATAATCAAAAAGAACAAGTAGAGAAGGTATTCGAATACAACAATGGTGTGGGAGTAAATATTACCCCATACATTGATTATTCTAAACAAAGTAGCGAAACTTACATAATCGAAAAACCATTGCTCCGCAATGACTCATTGTTTATTAGACCAAGAGCAATTCCTGAATATATTGAAAGAGACTATTACACCCATAACTTGATAAATGGAATTGTATCTAGACCAGAAGGATTTTATTTAGCCTATAAGGACGTTATTAGAAGAAGAACAAACATCCGAGTTCGCAATGGAGAATTAGGTGTGGCGTTTGGATTTAGAGGTACAAAGCACTCTGTGGCAGGGGTTAGTAACAACAGGTTGTATACCATAAACCACTTTAAAGGAGACCCTGAAAAAGGTACCCTAGATGTATTCAAAATGGAAAGTGGTGTTCAGCGCTCTTACCCAAGTTTAGACTACGTTACCCACCTTACTTTTGATCAAAGCAATGTACTTATTGCCGGTGAAGTTGAGTTTTATGACTCGCTCTATACCATCAATGGGGAAGGAGACCTCGTTAACCTATTTAAATTACCAATTAGCGGTACCCAAAAATTTAGGGATTATTACTTTCCAATACACGCTGAATTAGGTGTTTTTCAATTCCCTGGGGAGTATCCATCGCCATCGAATAAAGGCATACTTATCAATGCCAAAACACAGGAAACTATTAATATTTCTATTCCAAATGAAGTTGGTCAAATTACAGATACGGAATATCATAACAACCCCGAGCTTCTTTTCTGTATATCAAATAGGGCTCCTTATACCCAAGGACAAACTACGGTTGCCAGTTACTACAACCTGATTACCCGGATGTGGGCTTTAATTGGCTTTGATGAACCCGTAGAAAATGGAAGAATTAGAGTTTTTGAGGGTCTTTCCGTAATAGATGGGCTTCTATATGCTGTCGTAAGGGAGAAAGATGCAAACAACCCAGAAGACCTGGGAATAAGAATGCTTTACAAAAGCTCTACGACATTGGGTGCTCAATTCACTTTTGAATCGATGTATCCAGAATATTTGCCGGCTAAATTTAGAGATTATGGTACAAGAAACTTGGGAGTAAATGGTGACAATTATTACCAAAACGATGGTGATATGTTGGATTGGTCTCCATTAAGTTTTCAAGGAATTCCAGAAGGCGCCCAAATTACAAGTGTAGAGGCCTCTAATAATGGTGGATTAATTATAGCTACCTACGGAAACGGAATCTATCAAACCCAATCTACCACAGGAGTTTCTGAGTTTAATATGAATGATAACTTCCTTGATGTATATCCTAACCCCGCAAGAGATATTGTAACCATTAACATCCACCCTTCCGAACTGAATTCGTCTAACCATGGCGTATACAACCTTAGTGGAAAAAAAGTAGGTGAATTATCTATCAAAGGCGATAAGGTTCAAATAAATGTTTCGGGATTAGAAAACGGGGTATATATTGGCAAAGTACTGAATAAGAAGAATAGCTTTCGTTATTTTAAAATCATCAAAAATTAA
- a CDS encoding TlpA family protein disulfide reductase, giving the protein MRIQLTGLIIALTAIFAGISFAVVLKSNAEISEALKQRETTNALERVLEFVGEEHPVLNEELKGEILVVNLWAGWCKPCLREIPELNELANEFSSQNIRFLAFSPMDEKSDLLALEKVGLFFDYELFHLSPREVNAWNQFLLKHERAGYPTNIIVNEKGRIAFYEVGYSEDNIQKMRALLELLTGD; this is encoded by the coding sequence ATGCGTATTCAATTAACGGGCCTCATAATCGCACTTACGGCCATTTTTGCCGGAATCAGTTTTGCAGTTGTACTCAAGTCTAATGCCGAAATATCTGAGGCACTGAAGCAACGAGAAACTACCAATGCCCTTGAAAGGGTACTAGAATTTGTTGGGGAGGAGCACCCCGTTTTAAACGAGGAGTTGAAGGGTGAAATATTGGTCGTTAACCTATGGGCTGGGTGGTGTAAACCTTGCTTGAGAGAGATTCCTGAGTTGAATGAACTAGCAAACGAATTTTCTAGTCAAAATATCAGATTTTTAGCTTTTTCACCTATGGATGAGAAAAGTGATCTGCTGGCCCTAGAAAAGGTAGGGTTGTTTTTCGATTACGAATTATTCCATTTGTCACCTCGTGAGGTAAACGCCTGGAACCAATTTTTATTAAAGCATGAAAGGGCAGGATATCCTACCAACATCATTGTAAATGAGAAGGGGAGAATAGCTTTTTATGAAGTGGGATATAGTGAGGATAATATCCAAAAGATGAGAGCCCTACTCGAGTTGCTTACTGGGGACTGA